In bacterium, the DNA window ACTTCTTTCCCGGTCAGATCCGGTTTGACGGGACTTGCCGAATCTACAATGATAATCTTCTCAGGACTCGAGTATCTGCGCAAGAACTCATACCAAACCTCAAAGAACGCGGTGGTGCGGATCCGCCGATCAGAGTATTTGGTTGCGCCAGGATGAACCGCCGTGCCGTCGCACCAGTATCCGCCGTGTATGATGTATCCGGACACTACGCACTACCTCACAATACGCTGTATGAAGCAATAACGGTGCTCGGACAATCGATTAGAGAATTTGCAGATGTTCGTGGAATGCGGATAAATGTAAACCATGGTTGGTGTGATACCGGCCCAATCAAGGACGTGAAAGAGTCCTGATTGGCAAACATGGCACTCGCGCGCGCCGGCCATACGGCGTGCATTGGTGAGGATATCTTCCGAATGGTCAATCACGGTTGCGTCCGGAATTTCCGACAGCATAAACTCATCACTTACCAAGATCGCAGTGCTGCTTTCGAACTCACAGAGATTCAGCCGAAATTGAGAGTCATAGCCGATTCCATACTCTTCTGCGACGTACTGCGGGACGAAGCGGCGCGGCGTCCGTCGAAAACCGAAGTTGTATGTTTCGATCGCTGCAATTCCGTATCGGTTTGGATCATGATGATACGGTTGACCACCCTTTTCCCAATCACTGATCGGGAAATCTGCCAATGTAACTTCGGCTGTCATTTCCTGCAGCTTGAGCAGTGAGACGACTTTGCTGAACAGATCGAATTCCTTTGCAAGCACAAAGTGAATTTTGCGGCGGCGAGTTTTGAACAGCCACGATGCAACCGGCAATGTCGCAATGAAGTCCCCCAGTTTGCCGCAGTGCGTGACTGTAATCACACCGGCAGGATATTCCGTGTCAATCGCTCTTGCTCTTTGCAGATAGCGAAGCTTTGCGAGCGGGCCGCCATAACGCGTTCCATGCTGCATCACAACTTCGCACTCACACCAATCTGCTTCAGCGCATCGCTAACTGCCGTGGCGACAGACGTCACGGAAATTGGTCCAAGCGCTTTGCTCTCCGGCGCATGCGATAACGCATCGACGACAAAGGTGTCGTGCCAGCGGGGAGCAACCCGACTCTTGTCGGCGGCAATCACGATTTGGGGTTTGCCAAGTCCCGCAGCAATGAAGCGCCACGCTGAATCCATTCCAATCCAAAGCAACGCCTGGCCAATGTAAGACGCCCGCTTGTCCGCACGATCTTTCAAAAAGTGATCGTTCGCCCGAAGAAGCTTGGTGCACGACGTATTCCCAAGCTGCAAGACTGAAATACCAACTGAATCAAGATTTGCGATCAGAATTTCGAAGCGGGGTGCGGGCCACTGTTCACCATCAACAGAGGGCGACGTATCGATCACGACAGTGCGCTTCATGTCCAGCTTGCCGGGTGGATTCTGTTTGGGCAGCTTGGCAACGTCCACCATCGGTCTGCCCGAGTCGTCAAGTGTGACCTGAAATCCCAGCAGCTTAGTCGATTTGTCGACTATCTCTTCTGCGTCAATGGCTGTCAATGCTTAGGCGGCAACCTCTTCTTTTATCCAATCATAGCCTTGCTCTTCAAGCTTAAAGGCCAGAGTCTTATCGCCAGACTTTACAATCCGCCCATCCACAAGAATGTGAACATAGTCCGGCACGATGTAGTTCAGCAATCTCTGGTAGTGTGTAATGACGAGTGCGCTGAAGTTTGGGCCACGCAAGCTATTGACACCTTGCGAAACGATTTTCAAAGCATCAATGTCCAATCCAGAGTCCGTCTCATCCAGAATGGCCAGTTCCGGCTTCAACATTCCCATTTGGAGAATCTCGTTGCGCTTCTTTTCGCCACCCGAGAATCCCTCGTTCAGATAGCGTTTCGTAAACTCCGGCCTGATATCGAGCAGCTTGAGCCACTTCTTAATCTCGGTATCGAACTCCTTAAAGCTCGGGGTCTGCCCAAACCTTTCGGTCATCGCCAGACGGAGGAAATTGTTGACAGAGACTCCATAGATTTCCTGCGGGTACTGAAAAGCCAGAAAGATACCCTTCTTCGCACGTTCATCTGGTTCCATTTCAAGCAGACTTTCGCCCTTCCATATAATGTCGCCGCCAGTCACCTCATACTTTGGATGACCCATAATTGCGGCGGAAAGCGTAGATTTTCCGCTCCCGTTTGGTCCCATGATCGCGTGCACCTCCCCGACTGGAACGTCAAGGCTAAGCCCGCGAAGAATCTCTTTCCCCTCGACTGCAACGTGGAGATCACGAATTTCAAGCTGGTTCACAGCTACTCCTCAAACTTTATCCTTCAATTTCAAAAATCGTCAACTTCTTGCGGCGCGCGCCGTAACGGCTGCAGGATCAGGCACGTCCGCTGCAGCTGAGCGATAAACCGAAGCCAGAGGCGTAAACTGCTGTTTCTCCTCCATCTCGAGCAGGTCAGCCAATGTCCGCTCTCTGAAAAAACCACGCAGCATATCCTCCGCCTCTGACCACAGGTGTCTGACAGTACACTCTTCTGAGTGAACACAGCAAGTCGGGTCAGACGTACATTCGTTAAACGCCAAACTCCCCTCAAATGCTTCAATCACCTGTAAAACATTAATTTCACTTGGCTTCTTGGCCAAAGCGATTCCACCTCCCTTCCCACGATGGGTCTCAAGCAACCCTTCGCTGGATAGATAGGCGACAATTTTGGTCAAAAAGACCCTCGGGATGTGCTGTTGCTCCGCAATTTCACGAGTAACAAATGTTTTGCCCTCGTCATAGCCTCGGGCCACAAACATAAGCATACGGAGTGCGTAATCGGCCTGCAATGAAATTAGCATGGTATTACCTTTAAACCTGACTTTGCCAGTCATATTAAATATACAGCTAAAGTTCCGGCAAGTCAAGTCCTTTGTCGAACAACGCTTTCGGTGTAAGTTTGTGAATAATTACACGAGAATCAAGCAAAGACTTGAATTATTCTGGAGGCATGTGTATCTTTGACATGTAGCCGTAGGGGTGGTCGCATGGGTTTTCCACAAGCGGCCTGAGAGAGTCCCTCGAACCTGAACCGGATAATGCCGGCGGAGGAAACGGTGCGGTATCGTGGGCCACCAGTTATGGATTCCCAGAAGTGAATGACCGCAGCCGTCTAACGATTGGCTGCGGTTTTTTTACATTTGGAGTTCACATGAAGCTGTTTCACGTCTTGCTCTTGGGCATTTGTACGTACGCGTTCGGCCAGTCAGCGTTGACAGGCATCGTCAGTGACTGGTCAAACGGCCGTGCTCTTGATGGAGTCTTGGTTGAACTGGACTTGGATACTATCGCGACCACGAATCGATTTGGCCGATACCTTACGGAACCAATTGATAAACCAAGCGTGGTTGTGAAGTTCTCGCGCGACGGTTATGTTCCTTTTTCGGTTGTGCTCGTGCTTGCCGACGCCGATCTTACAGAGTATAATGTCGAACTCAGGCCATTTGTTCCCGGCGCGGAATCCGCAGAGAGCCTTCGCGAGGCGCCACGCTACAAGATTGATGAAGTTACTGTGACAACCACGCGTGCTGCATCAGATTATCCGGTAACGTATTCAAATGTTGGCAGAGAAATTCTTGATAAGACTCATTACGGACAGGATTTGCCGCAGCTGTTCACACAGTTGCCAAGCGTGAACACCTACTCGGACGGAAGCAACGGACTTGGTTACTCGTATTTGCGCATGCGAGGATTCAGTCAGAATCGTGTAGGTGTCTACCTCAACGGCATCCCCCTCAACGATGCCGAATCACATGAAGTGTTTTGGATTGACCTTCCGGACTTCGCCGAGGACGTCCAAGACATGCAAGTCCAACGTGGCATCGGCAGTTCGTTATACGGGGCGGCGGCGCTGGGAGGATCAATCAATCTGATTACAAAGACTCCAGGACTTGGCGATCGCCCGACTTTGCGGGCCGAAGGAATGTATGGGACGTGGAATACCAGACGCGCATCTCTGCAATACACTTCCGGGCGTGTCGGCAAACGTTACGGCTTTGCCGGCCGATTCACGCGTATGGAATCGAATGGGTATCGATTTGGTTCATGGGCGAAGCTCTGGAGTTACTATTTCGCCGCAACAAGATTCTCGAATCGGCATACGACGCGAATTCTGTTTTATGGCGGGCCTTCCAAGACACACCTTGCCTACGAAGGAGTTTCAAGAGAATTCCTGAACGGTGAGGTGAGCGGTGACAAGAGCACAGACCGTCGATATAATCCTCTTTCTTATCCGGGCGAGATTGACCATTTTTTTCAACCTCACTATGAGCTGCATGACACGTGGCGGCTGCGCGATGATATTGTACTGGATAATTCTCTTTACATCTTCCGAGGCGACGGCTACTACGATCAGTTCCGCAGCGATCAAGACTTGTCCCGTTACTTCTATTCGCTTCCAGCAGATTCGCTGAGCGCGGACGTTCTGCGCCGTAGAAACGTCGCGGAGATTGACGGAGGCTGGATTCCACGATCCACATTCCAACATAGATTTGGCCAGACAGTGGTCGGTGGAGAACTTCGTCTGCATGAGGCCCGTCACGAAGGAACGGTTCAATGGGCTTCACAACTGCCTTCGGAAGCTCGTCCGAACTTTCACTATTACGACTATCGAGTTGAGAAGCAGGTATTCGCGGGCTACGTACATAATCTCATCAGACTTGCGGACCCCCTTCAGGCGATGTTCGATTTGCAGGTTAAGACCCAACGATACAAGATGAGTGATGATCGGCTGTTCGACGTTTCGCTGGACAAAACATTCTCGGCGCTCGCCCCTCGGGTGGGGCTTAATTACCGCCTGCATGACGGCAATGCAGCGAAGAACATTCCACTGTCCGTTGTCTATGCCAATGCCTCCCTCGCACAGCGTGAACCTGCATTTAGGGACTTATACAATGCGCAAGACTACTACTCCACTCCGCTAATCGCTCCGAACAGATTCGCAAGAGGAACTCAAGGTGGTGAGTATGTCGGCCCAATGCTGAGCGATGAGAAACTTGCAAACTTCGAAATCGGGTGCATTGCACATTGGAGGACTGCGCACTTTGGCCTCAATTACTATCTAATGAATCTTCGCGATGCCATTGTGACGGACAACGGACAGCTTGACGACCTGGGAAATCTGCTCTCGGCAAATGCCGAGCGGGTACGCCATCAGGGTTTTGAATTTGTCGGTGGTCTTGCACCATTTCGGTGGCTCAAGCTGAGCGGCAATCTCGCACTGGCAGATCACAGATTCGTAGACTACGTTGAGATCGATTGGGTCACATATGAGCCAACATCCCGCAACGGCAATCGGATCGGTCAGGACCCCCTGTATCTCGCAAACTTACAGGCCGATGTCGAATACGGCGGGTTCATCGGAGGCCTCGGTGCCCGATTTGTGGGAGCGCAATTCACGGATAACAGTGAAGACAAATCGACAGAGATTGACGCCTATTCGCTTGTTCACATTGACTTGGGCTACAAAATCAAGAACCTCCCTGGGAATGTCCCTCTTGCAGAGATACGTGTCAGGGTGAACAATGTGCTAAACCGTGAATATGAGACTGTGGGCTACGGACCAACCTACATCGTCGGCGCTCCGCGCGCACTGTATACCACGCTGGCAGTCGAACTGTAATGGAGCCTTGGGGTCTCGCGCACGCGACCACGATTGATCTCGTCATTGTGGCGATATCATTGGGAGCAGTACTCGTTGCTGGCCTCTGGAAGCCTGCGAGTGGTTTTGGGGAGTATGTCATTGCAGGCAGGCGACTTTCCGCTCCGGCATTCGTCATGTCTCTGGTCACTTCATGGTACGGGGGAATTCTTGGAGTCAGCGAGTATTCGTACTCCTACGGACTCTCGAACTGGTTTGTCTTTGGCGCTCCTTATTACCTATACGCGGTGATCTTTGCACTGTTTCTGGCAAAGCGAGCGCGAAAGTCTGAGCTTCTCTCATTGCCGGATCGGTTCCAGCTTGCCTACGGGCGAAGTGCAGCGAGACTATGCGGTGGCATAATCTTCCTTACCACTATGCCCGCCGCATACTTGTTGATGATGGGCAAGTTGATAGAGTGGATGTTTGGATGGTCGTACTCCATGTCTCTCGTAGTCGGAACGCTCTTGTCGACTCTGTACCTTTTCCGTGGCGGTTTGAAAAGTGTGGTTCGCACGGATATGCTTCAGTTTCTGCTGATGTACGTCGGGTTCGCCGTGATGGTTGTGACTCTGTTCTCTACTTACGGCGGGCTAAACTTCATCAAGGCGCGTGTGCCTGAAGTCCTACTGACACCCACCGGCGGGCAAACAATTGGCGCCGTGCTAGTCTGGTACTTTATCGCATCAACAACGCTCGTCGAACCGCTCTTCTATGAGCGCGCGTATGCCGCAAAATCAGAGAAGATAGTACTCCCTGGCATTCTTGTCGCCATCGTATTCTGGGCTTTGTTTGACTTCATGACAACCGCCACCGGATTGTACGCGCGCGCCCTACTTGGTGACGTTGCTTCGCCGATCTTCGCATTTCCCGAACTTGCCGCCCGCGTACTTCCTGCGGGATTGTTCGGACTTTTTCTCGCCGCCCTCGTTGCCACTGTGGCTTCCACTATCGACAGCTATATGTTTATCGCCGGTGCAGCGCTTGGCAGAGATGTCGCAGCCCGTGGGCGACCTGCAAGCGAAGAGACGGTGCTCAGGTATGTGCAAGTCGGGGCAATCTGTGCCGCCATTTGTGCTTTCTCTCTCGCGTGGTTCTCTTCGTCAGTCATCACACTCTGGCATGCTATCGGCTCGATCGCTGCTCCTTCCCTTCTGTTTCCGGGATTGCTGGCGTGGTTCTCAAAAAACCCTCCCTCACCCCGCATCGCAGTCATGGCGATGACTTTCGCCGGTCTCTCCGCATTAACTTGGAGGCTCTCTGGACTCTGGACGGAAAACGGAAGTTATTGGTTAGAAATCGAGCCTATCTATGCGGGATTGATCGTGAGCTTTGTAATCCTTGGTATTGGTCTTCAGAAACGCGGTGTTCAAAACTGAAGCTGGAATTGTTCTGTCTGTTGTTTTCAATAGAGAAAACCCGCCGAGTGCTCGACGGGTTTTCTTTTGCAGCAAGTCCCTCTCGTCAGGAACCCAAGCCTGTCAGCATACGCGGCAATAAGACATCAAACAAGTCTTCCACTTGATCCTGCCTGCAATAGTAGAGCGGAACCCCGAACACTGCGACACGGAAACTCAAGTCATACACATACGCCAATACTTGGCCGTTCTGGAAGTAATTTGGGTCTCGGGTAGTTGCGCGTCCAATGACCACACACTCTCCTCGCGGTTCAAACACCCATGTGCGGGGAAGTGCGCCTTGCCAAACAGGAACCGGCACCTTTGTCGCGTCAATTTGAACCGACGGGAAGCCGTTTGAGCCGGTGAATCCATTCACCTGCGCATTCACGTTGGGATTTGTGCTGGGATCCCGTCTGCAGCTGAATACGCGCAGGAATCTGTACTCAAACACAGAACCTCCGTAAGTCGCTGCGGGTTCAGTCGTATATGCGCTCATGAAGTCCCAACCGCTGAAGATTACACGACCTCCCCGCGACATGAATTCACCCAGTATTCTACGGTAATTCTGGACTTGAATCAAGTTTCGTTCATCTGCGTTCCAGATAATCAGGCCAATGAACTCGATGTCCTTGGGCGACAAATATGTCCCCAGCGGCGAATTTCCTCGTTCGAATAAGTCGAGGTGTCGCACATTATACCCTTCGACTATCGCGGAATAGAAGTTGTCAATCTGCACGTCTGACGCGCCGCCCGCCGCTTCACGCGCTTCGTCCACAACCAGAATGCTATCCGAAAGCTGTTGATTGAGCAGCTTGAACACAAGCGTGGCAGAGTCGGATATTGCACCTGCGGCGTCGCGAGCTTGAAAATAATACTCGTAAGATCCCAAAGGCAAATCGGTCAAAACCAGCTCCGGGATGTCCTGCCAGCTGCTCCATGCGCTCGTGGATTCCCGATAGCGATATGCGTTGAGCACACCACTGTAGGTTGCAACATCTGCTTCGAATGCCAATATCAGTTCAGCGTTGTTACTCCGATAAATCGATCCATCAGGATACAGGCTGTCGGAAGCGATGCCATAGTTATAACGAGCAGGGACTCCTGTGATTACCGGGCGGTGGTCGAGCTCAACGTTCACTGTTCGTGAAATTGTCGGAGAGACGGCCAGTCCGGAGTCGCGGCAACGCGCATAAATCGTGTGACTGCCTTCTGTCAGCCGACTGTTTGAAAGAGCCACGACGCCCGATCGAAAGAAGCCAAGAGATGTGTCGGCGAAGAGAAAAACAGAGTCAGTAGACCATGCACACCAGCTCATTGTATCATCAATGCTCACCGAGAATTCAATTCCAGAACGATTTGCGTCTGATGCTTCGAGCCGCAGCTGAAATCCCCTTCCTACAAATGAGTTGGGTCTTACTGTGTTTGTACTGGAGAAATCGCAGGTTGGTGCAGTGTTTCTTGTGTAGAACTGTCGTTGCGGCGGATTGGGGTCTGATGATCCCTCGTTATCGACCGCCTGCACACTGAACGTGTGCGAGAAAACTTCACCCGAAGAAGGAGAGGTAAACGAAATTGTGCTGTCCGTGCGTGTCGTAAAGGCGACCTGTTCTCCGTCAATAAACATGTTGAATCCTGCGATTTCGCCGTCAACATCATTCCCACTCCAACGCAATGTCAGGTAGTGGTTCACCGTTGAACCATTTTGCGGCGCAGAGGTAATGGCCGTTGTGGGAGGTTGATTCTCAAACGGGGAACCGGGATTCGAGACTTTGCACGACGCGCAGGCCAGCGCGAGGAGAAGGGTGACTATTCTAAGATTATTTTGCATTGCTTGCTCCTTCACCACGCGAAAGCAACCGAAAAGCGATGCGGTTGGTCCGCAAAACCATCGCTTGCGGAAGTGATTTTTCCCCAATGCGAGTATGCGTAGTCGAAAGTCAGAATGTATTCATTCATGACGTCAAAGTTCAGGCCGAATCCGAGGGCGAAACTCTCCTCATCGTATCCGAACTTTCCGCCCGCGCGCAAGAATAGTGTGTTCTTGTAGCCATACTCCCCGCCCAGATTCAGCCGCTCTTTGTTGTCGTTCGGATGGTCCATTTCAATAGCAAAAATACCGGAATGAGCTTCCGACTCTTGAATTGCAAGCATCTGCCAAACATCAAACGAAATGCCAAGACGGAACATCGTCGGAAGAGACGCGCCTTCGTACTCTTCCGTTGCAACTGGCTCTCCGTTCGATGCTGCTTCACGATGATCCAGGAAGTTGCCGGAGTACTGCACATCGGGCCCCAGATTCTGAATAGCCATTCCCAACTTCAGAGAGCGAAGCCCTGTCTGATACATTGTTCCAAGGTCGATCGCAACGCCGTTATACACTTGTTCTTCCAAGGCACTGCGCAAGTACCGTAATTGACCACCAAGTGAAAACTTATCTGTCAGGCGCTCAGCGTACGACGCTCCAATTACGAAGTCGTAAGCGTTGAAGTACTCGCCTGTGCCTTCCGGCCGTTCCCAAGTTCGGACAGGCATATCGTTCGTAAACAGATTGATTATGTGCACCGAAAAGGCGCGGTACTGCCCGATTGGACTCGCATAAGAAACAGAATTGCACTGAATGTCAACCGGCATATTTATCTGGGTGATTTGGAACTGGTTCTTTCTGGTCGTCGTCAGACTTCCCGGATTCCACCAGACTGATTCGGAGCCTTCTGTGGCGGCCACAAAGGCATTGCCCATCGCGACTCCGCGCACGCCCATGGGCATTTTCAGAATTTGCATGGAGGTTGTGCCCACCTTCTCCAATCCAAAGACGGTCGTTACTGCCAGTAGCGTCGCGAGTATCAGCAGCAATGGTCTTGGAACTTGTGCTCTTATCATGGTCGATCCTCCGCGTAAACCAGGACGATTGCCGCTGTGATGTTCGTAACCGCGCCTGTAGCACGAGCGCTGAGCGTGTGCTGTCCAACGGACAAACAGGGTCGCTGTGATCCGGGAAAGCAGGTCGTCCAGTTGATTTCTATTGGCCGACCCGGGTTGTTCAGGTCTGCTGCCTCGAATTGTGCCAAGTCCAATTGAAAGCCGCGTCCTTTGAAGCCGCTCTGAGAGTTCGTTTCGGCGAGATATATTCCTTGCCCACTAAGTCTTCCATCAGGCAATAGCAAGCCGTCGGGATAGGCGGTTGTGGTGTCGCCATCCATCCAAAGCGCAAGAGTGAATCGGTCGTCCAATACCAATCCCAGCGAATCCCGCCTATCTCCCAGCTCTGTCGTATCCGCAATCGCAATGTCCAGCGAATCCTGAAATGTCTCCTGAATGCTCCGTGCTTGCGATTCGGCTGAAAGAAGTCCCGACGTATCAGACGGGCACTCTTCGGGAAGCGAATCACAGAGTGCGCGGATACCGGCAACAGAATCTATGACGCCCTGCTGTGTCTCTATCCCGACAAGATAACGCACAATTTCGGTACTGTAGGCAGGGAACGAGTCAGAAACAATGCTCTCATACCACTCGACATCGTCATCAGGAAGGACATACGCCGCTATCGTCAGCCGTGCCGGTCGATCTACCCCGGGAAGATTGATCGAAGCGAGCGGCGCCGCGACTTCAAATTCTGCAGAGATGATCTCACCGTTCGAGGCGGTATTTTGCCACAGCAGTATTGTTTCAGTATGAGCCGGATTCGGCGCGGTCACCGGCGGCGTACGGGGATCGTCGCACGCGGTAATACTGCTCACAGCGAGAATTAATAGACAAATGAAAATCTTAGGTTTCGTCATCATGCAAAGTGCTCCAGTGGTTTATTTGATGACGACAAATTTGTCCAGATACTTATCTCCGCCAAACTCTACGGAGAAATAGTAGATGCCGCTGACGATCTCCTGACCATTGCGCGTTCGGAGGTTCCATTCTGCTTGTTCCGTGCCGTTGTAGTGATCGATTGAACCAAGGTAGTCTCCAGCAAGAGAGAAGATCCGGATTATGCACTTGCCCTGTTCAAGATTGGTCGGAAGACCGCGGAAAAACAGCTTGCGAACAAACTCGAGTCCGGCGCTCGTCTCGTTCGGTATCGCCTCGCCTCGGTGCCC includes these proteins:
- the sufC gene encoding Fe-S cluster assembly ATPase SufC; translation: MNQLEIRDLHVAVEGKEILRGLSLDVPVGEVHAIMGPNGSGKSTLSAAIMGHPKYEVTGGDIIWKGESLLEMEPDERAKKGIFLAFQYPQEIYGVSVNNFLRLAMTERFGQTPSFKEFDTEIKKWLKLLDIRPEFTKRYLNEGFSGGEKKRNEILQMGMLKPELAILDETDSGLDIDALKIVSQGVNSLRGPNFSALVITHYQRLLNYIVPDYVHILVDGRIVKSGDKTLAFKLEEQGYDWIKEEVAA
- a CDS encoding Rrf2 family transcriptional regulator; the protein is MLISLQADYALRMLMFVARGYDEGKTFVTREIAEQQHIPRVFLTKIVAYLSSEGLLETHRGKGGGIALAKKPSEINVLQVIEAFEGSLAFNECTSDPTCCVHSEECTVRHLWSEAEDMLRGFFRERTLADLLEMEEKQQFTPLASVYRSAAADVPDPAAVTARAARS
- a CDS encoding TonB-dependent receptor plug domain-containing protein gives rise to the protein MKLFHVLLLGICTYAFGQSALTGIVSDWSNGRALDGVLVELDLDTIATTNRFGRYLTEPIDKPSVVVKFSRDGYVPFSVVLVLADADLTEYNVELRPFVPGAESAESLREAPRYKIDEVTVTTTRAASDYPVTYSNVGREILDKTHYGQDLPQLFTQLPSVNTYSDGSNGLGYSYLRMRGFSQNRVGVYLNGIPLNDAESHEVFWIDLPDFAEDVQDMQVQRGIGSSLYGAAALGGSINLITKTPGLGDRPTLRAEGMYGTWNTRRASLQYTSGRVGKRYGFAGRFTRMESNGYRFGSWAKLWSYYFAATRFSNRHTTRILFYGGPSKTHLAYEGVSREFLNGEVSGDKSTDRRYNPLSYPGEIDHFFQPHYELHDTWRLRDDIVLDNSLYIFRGDGYYDQFRSDQDLSRYFYSLPADSLSADVLRRRNVAEIDGGWIPRSTFQHRFGQTVVGGELRLHEARHEGTVQWASQLPSEARPNFHYYDYRVEKQVFAGYVHNLIRLADPLQAMFDLQVKTQRYKMSDDRLFDVSLDKTFSALAPRVGLNYRLHDGNAAKNIPLSVVYANASLAQREPAFRDLYNAQDYYSTPLIAPNRFARGTQGGEYVGPMLSDEKLANFEIGCIAHWRTAHFGLNYYLMNLRDAIVTDNGQLDDLGNLLSANAERVRHQGFEFVGGLAPFRWLKLSGNLALADHRFVDYVEIDWVTYEPTSRNGNRIGQDPLYLANLQADVEYGGFIGGLGARFVGAQFTDNSEDKSTEIDAYSLVHIDLGYKIKNLPGNVPLAEIRVRVNNVLNREYETVGYGPTYIVGAPRALYTTLAVEL
- a CDS encoding sodium:solute symporter family protein; translation: MEPWGLAHATTIDLVIVAISLGAVLVAGLWKPASGFGEYVIAGRRLSAPAFVMSLVTSWYGGILGVSEYSYSYGLSNWFVFGAPYYLYAVIFALFLAKRARKSELLSLPDRFQLAYGRSAARLCGGIIFLTTMPAAYLLMMGKLIEWMFGWSYSMSLVVGTLLSTLYLFRGGLKSVVRTDMLQFLLMYVGFAVMVVTLFSTYGGLNFIKARVPEVLLTPTGGQTIGAVLVWYFIASTTLVEPLFYERAYAAKSEKIVLPGILVAIVFWALFDFMTTATGLYARALLGDVASPIFAFPELAARVLPAGLFGLFLAALVATVASTIDSYMFIAGAALGRDVAARGRPASEETVLRYVQVGAICAAICAFSLAWFSSSVITLWHAIGSIAAPSLLFPGLLAWFSKNPPSPRIAVMAMTFAGLSALTWRLSGLWTENGSYWLEIEPIYAGLIVSFVILGIGLQKRGVQN
- a CDS encoding PorV/PorQ family protein, translated to MIRAQVPRPLLLILATLLAVTTVFGLEKVGTTSMQILKMPMGVRGVAMGNAFVAATEGSESVWWNPGSLTTTRKNQFQITQINMPVDIQCNSVSYASPIGQYRAFSVHIINLFTNDMPVRTWERPEGTGEYFNAYDFVIGASYAERLTDKFSLGGQLRYLRSALEEQVYNGVAIDLGTMYQTGLRSLKLGMAIQNLGPDVQYSGNFLDHREAASNGEPVATEEYEGASLPTMFRLGISFDVWQMLAIQESEAHSGIFAIEMDHPNDNKERLNLGGEYGYKNTLFLRAGGKFGYDEESFALGFGLNFDVMNEYILTFDYAYSHWGKITSASDGFADQPHRFSVAFAW